The following are from one region of the Paenibacillus bovis genome:
- the budA gene encoding acetolactate decarboxylase has product MKNPAVYQASTMVALLSGLYDGAITFGELKQYGDFGIGTFHQLDGEMIAFDGSFYHLYPNGTAKRVLLEESTPFSTVTFFEAQQTHELNRTMTREELEKVLDGLISSPNLFHAIRIEGTFREVHTRTVPHQEKPYKPFVEVTKSQPSFHFTNVKGIIAGFWTPAFAQGIGVAGYHLHFINDSRNGGGHVLDFVVENCKITLCSSEQFNLLLPNSETYLQADLAAPNLEQDILTAEGSSR; this is encoded by the coding sequence ATGAAAAACCCAGCAGTATATCAGGCTTCAACAATGGTTGCACTATTGAGCGGACTGTATGACGGTGCAATCACATTCGGAGAACTCAAACAATACGGTGATTTTGGGATTGGTACTTTTCACCAGCTCGATGGAGAGATGATCGCCTTTGACGGTTCATTTTACCATCTGTATCCAAATGGTACAGCCAAACGGGTGCTGCTTGAAGAAAGTACTCCATTCTCGACCGTGACTTTTTTTGAAGCTCAGCAGACCCATGAGCTGAATCGCACGATGACCCGGGAAGAGCTGGAAAAGGTGCTGGATGGACTTATTTCCAGTCCAAATCTGTTCCATGCGATCCGGATCGAAGGTACTTTCCGTGAAGTGCATACCCGTACGGTACCTCATCAGGAGAAACCGTACAAACCATTCGTGGAAGTAACCAAGTCTCAGCCATCGTTCCACTTTACCAATGTCAAAGGTATTATCGCGGGCTTCTGGACACCTGCTTTTGCACAAGGGATTGGCGTTGCCGGCTATCATCTGCACTTTATTAATGATTCCCGTAATGGCGGCGGACATGTGCTTGATTTTGTCGTAGAGAATTGCAAAATCACCCTATGCAGCAGCGAGCAGTTCAATCTGCTGCTGCCAAATAGCGAGACGTATCTGCAGGCTGATCTGGCTGCGCCAAATCTGGAGCAGGATATTCTCACTGCAGAAGGTTCATCCCGCTAA
- a CDS encoding EcsC family protein: MHTQESRTELEQELQQIAKWEKDQRGGSILDKIGRIPFMLLDRMTPKFIRDKIGTALNELGRFIQNGGKYLISPKGIMQRLAKASGQEDAELTPREVAQLPLKVMDDAAMDISRSRSNLAALEGAASGVGGIFTIAADIPAMIGISLKALQEIALCYGYYPSDPKERLFILKCLQFASSDVVGKKAVLEELADFEKGDTGKEVFSQLQGWREVITTYRDNFGWRKLFQAVPVAGIIFGSFVNKNSLEALTEVGRTLYRKRRIIERLQQMEQAESDAAEA; this comes from the coding sequence ATGCACACACAGGAGAGCCGTACAGAACTGGAACAGGAACTGCAGCAGATTGCCAAATGGGAGAAAGATCAGCGAGGAGGCTCGATCCTGGATAAAATCGGCCGGATTCCTTTTATGCTGCTGGATCGCATGACGCCCAAATTTATACGAGACAAGATAGGAACAGCGCTCAATGAACTGGGACGCTTTATACAGAATGGTGGTAAATATCTGATTTCTCCAAAAGGCATTATGCAGCGTTTGGCCAAGGCAAGCGGTCAGGAGGATGCTGAGCTGACTCCGCGTGAAGTGGCCCAGCTGCCGCTTAAAGTGATGGATGACGCAGCCATGGATATTTCCAGAAGCCGATCCAACCTGGCAGCACTCGAAGGTGCCGCATCCGGGGTAGGGGGTATCTTCACGATAGCAGCCGATATTCCGGCAATGATCGGGATCTCGCTCAAAGCACTGCAGGAAATCGCTCTCTGTTATGGTTATTATCCTTCCGATCCCAAGGAGCGTCTGTTTATTCTCAAATGTCTTCAATTCGCTTCATCGGATGTCGTCGGCAAAAAGGCGGTACTCGAAGAGCTGGCCGATTTTGAAAAAGGAGATACCGGCAAAGAAGTATTTTCCCAGCTTCAGGGCTGGCGTGAAGTAATCACGACCTACCGCGATAACTTTGGCTGGCGCAAGCTGTTTCAGGCGGTGCCTGTAGCCGGGATCATTTTCGGTTCCTTTGTAAACAAAAACTCTCTAGAAGCACTGACCGAAGTAGGCCGTACCCTGTATCGCAAACGCCGGATTATAGAGCGTCTGCAGCAGATGGAACAGGCAGAATCGGATGCAGCAGAAGCTTGA
- a CDS encoding AIM24 family protein → MEWQQSTHPTVSGQAVTLALADQEQLHMLHPGQIIAYEGPSSGRSDRLMDVKGMYRKRNLIRADFTGPCRFVTSLPPGFNLIPITIEPGSDLLYDFRHLFYYTEGITMQTRLLKLKNILITRDVVKVKFGGQGAIGLLTQGTVMEMKLHPSEPIYVDARSLLAYPENATLKLSVYGNHLASQHMHYQWAITGSGSILLQSGHDNGELEQHLNDDSLFRRILREVIPFGGIFIK, encoded by the coding sequence CTGGAATGGCAGCAATCTACTCATCCAACTGTCTCGGGACAGGCTGTCACACTCGCATTAGCCGATCAGGAGCAGCTCCATATGCTGCATCCCGGACAGATCATCGCCTATGAAGGTCCTTCCAGCGGACGAAGTGACCGGCTTATGGATGTCAAAGGCATGTACCGCAAGCGTAACCTGATCCGTGCTGACTTTACCGGGCCCTGCCGGTTTGTCACTTCGCTCCCGCCGGGCTTCAATCTGATTCCCATTACGATCGAGCCAGGCAGCGATTTACTGTATGATTTTCGCCACCTGTTCTATTATACAGAAGGTATCACCATGCAGACACGGCTGCTCAAGCTCAAAAATATACTGATCACCCGGGATGTAGTCAAAGTCAAATTCGGCGGTCAGGGAGCGATTGGGCTGCTCACCCAAGGGACTGTAATGGAAATGAAACTGCATCCCTCCGAACCAATCTATGTGGATGCGCGCAGCCTGCTCGCCTATCCGGAAAATGCGACGCTGAAGCTGAGCGTCTACGGCAACCATCTTGCCAGCCAGCATATGCATTACCAGTGGGCCATAACCGGCAGCGGCTCGATTCTGCTCCAGAGCGGTCATGATAACGGTGAATTGGAACAGCATCTGAATGATGATAGTCTGTTCCGGCGTATTCTGCGTGAAGTGATTCCGTTCGGTGGCATTTTTATCAAGTAA
- the alsS gene encoding acetolactate synthase AlsS: MAAAATTKAKTGADMVVDTLIAQDVQYVFGIPGAKIDPVFDVLQDRGPQLIVCRHEQNAAFMAAAIGRLTGKPGVCLVTSGPGASNLVTGLVTANAESDPVVALAGAVPRTASLKRTHQSMDNAGLFQPVTKYSVEVGHPDNVAEAITNAFREASASQPGAAFVSLPTDVLLQEAQEFNFYKSRMPQLGTAPAELIESVAEQIRQAKMPVLLLGMKASSPAVTAAVRELICDTDLPVVETFQAAGAISRDLEDHFYGRVGLFSNQPGDILLQQSDLVLTIGYDPIEYDPYLWNKGENRLVFHLDNRKADIDQDYQPAGELIGDIALNVNALAPLVKGLRFSSEARNAMRRQQNKLTQDDIAITSSDSVRVHPLYFIRTLRKLISDQVTVTCDVGSHYIWMARYFRSYEPRRLLFSNGMQTLGVALPWAIAAALVNPQEKVVSISGDGGFLFSSMELETAVRLQSPLVHIVWNDGTYDMVAFQQEMKYGRTSGVHFGDVDIVKYAESFGAVGLRVHHPGELEDVLRQAMAQQGPVVVDVPIDYRDNIKLGAKLLPDAMN, from the coding sequence ATGGCGGCTGCCGCTACAACAAAGGCAAAAACAGGAGCCGATATGGTCGTGGATACCCTGATTGCCCAGGACGTACAATATGTATTCGGTATTCCCGGCGCGAAAATCGACCCGGTATTCGATGTATTGCAGGATCGCGGTCCACAGCTGATCGTATGCCGGCATGAACAAAATGCTGCTTTTATGGCGGCAGCGATCGGCAGACTGACTGGCAAGCCCGGTGTATGTCTGGTAACATCCGGTCCTGGCGCTTCCAATCTGGTTACTGGTCTGGTAACTGCCAATGCCGAAAGTGATCCGGTTGTAGCTCTTGCCGGTGCCGTTCCGCGTACCGCAAGTCTGAAGCGGACCCACCAATCGATGGATAATGCCGGGCTGTTCCAGCCGGTAACCAAATATAGCGTCGAAGTCGGACATCCCGACAATGTCGCCGAAGCGATTACCAATGCTTTCCGTGAAGCTTCTGCTTCGCAGCCGGGTGCAGCTTTCGTGAGTCTGCCTACCGATGTGCTGCTGCAGGAAGCTCAGGAGTTCAATTTCTATAAATCACGTATGCCTCAACTGGGTACTGCACCTGCAGAGCTGATCGAATCGGTCGCCGAGCAGATCCGTCAGGCCAAGATGCCGGTACTGCTGCTCGGTATGAAAGCAAGCTCTCCGGCAGTAACCGCTGCGGTACGTGAGTTGATCTGCGATACAGACCTGCCGGTGGTAGAAACGTTCCAGGCAGCTGGCGCGATCTCCCGCGATCTGGAAGACCATTTCTACGGACGTGTCGGTCTGTTCAGCAACCAGCCAGGTGATATTCTGCTGCAGCAGTCGGATCTGGTATTGACGATCGGTTATGATCCGATTGAGTATGATCCCTATTTGTGGAATAAAGGAGAAAATCGTCTTGTGTTCCATCTGGACAATCGCAAAGCTGATATTGATCAGGATTATCAGCCTGCAGGCGAGCTGATCGGCGATATTGCGCTGAATGTGAATGCGTTGGCTCCATTAGTAAAAGGACTGCGTTTTTCCAGTGAAGCACGCAATGCAATGCGCCGTCAGCAAAACAAGCTCACCCAGGATGATATTGCGATTACTTCATCGGATTCGGTACGTGTTCATCCGCTGTACTTTATCCGTACCCTGCGCAAGCTGATCAGCGATCAGGTAACCGTTACCTGTGATGTCGGTTCCCACTATATCTGGATGGCCCGTTACTTCCGTTCTTACGAGCCGCGTCGTCTGCTGTTCAGTAACGGTATGCAGACACTGGGTGTAGCTTTGCCATGGGCGATAGCTGCCGCACTGGTAAATCCGCAGGAGAAAGTCGTATCCATTTCCGGTGATGGAGGCTTCCTGTTCTCCTCGATGGAACTGGAAACAGCAGTACGTCTGCAATCGCCACTCGTACACATCGTCTGGAATGACGGTACGTATGATATGGTAGCTTTCCAGCAGGAAATGAAATACGGCCGTACATCGGGTGTTCATTTTGGAGATGTAGATATTGTGAAATATGCGGAGAGCTTCGGCGCTGTCGGTCTGCGTGTACACCATCCGGGCGAACTGGAAGATGTACTGCGTCAGGCTATGGCCCAGCAAGGACCAGTAGTGGTTGATGTTCCTATCGATTACCGCGACAACATCAAGCTCGGTGCCAAGCTGCTGCCGGATGCCATGAACTGA